A segment of the Daphnia pulex isolate KAP4 chromosome 10, ASM2113471v1 genome:
CAGATGTGCAATATGGACTCAGAAAACATCTGTTACGAGGTCCCATCTTAAAGACGATTGAATATTAACTAAATATTCCTTTTATTGTTTTCACAGTTTCGGAGGGAGTTTGAGTTCAGTTTAAGTTGTAAACAAAAACCCACAACAATTAATCGATAGTGGAAAAAACTCGATAATCGATATATTTCCTCGTGGCTTCTGCTTTTGCCAGAAGATTCTTGTCTTAACTTGCAGTCTTGCTCTTGCACCACAGTCCCTTgcagaattattatttaattcgcTGATAAAGTTCATCTTCGTTCGCTCTATTCATTCTTTAAAATCTCAATTTGTAAGACTCTGTTAAAGTTCAAAATCTCATTCCCATAATGTCATTTTCGGTGATAAATGTCGTTCGAAACGTTTCACGCCATGCGTTACCGGCGTCCATGAGGTCTATCCTGTCGAAACCCATTACCAGGTCTTTGTGGTACATGTCTAATCCCACAAATCAATTTGTCCCAACAAAACTTTCTCCAGCATTCAAACATACTCCCCTGAGCCCTTCCTGCCCATGTGGAGAATGCAGAGGAGTTCATACAAGAGGTAATACATTTTAACCATTTCACGTCACATTTAAATACAGCATAATATATGTTGCATCATAGGGGACAAAGAGCTGATTGAGTTCCTCTCAGAGGAAATTGCTGCTGAGAAGAAGGGAATGAGCAAAGCCAGGCCTGTCGCTAACTTGGATGGATTTGATGTTAAACACAATGGTTCAGAGATAGTATTGTCTAAGAAATTTAATGATGAACAGTGAGTAAATCTTTATGGGACAATTCTAAATTGAAACTTGTGgcttaattttattcattaaacagaATTGAGATAACAGTTAACGTCAACCATTCTGTTGATGCTGACATCAGTGAGGAAGTTGACAACAAAGCTGACAATCCTCCCCAGgctgaaatgaaatcaaaaccaCACTTTGAAGTCAAACTAATGAAGGGAAATCAAGTAACCAGATTTGCCTGCAGTTACATTCAAGATGCAGGAGAGCCTGTTGAAGATGCCCCAAGTAAGTGTTAATTGTATTTGAATAGCCAACAATATAAATAACACTCGATTTTTTCAGATGACATTTTCACTATTGATGAACTTGCAGTATATGAGGACAAACATAATGATCAGACTTATGCTGTCGCTGGAGACATTCTTGATGGGGTATATTTTAAAGTCAACAATATTTTAACCAAATTAAACTGATATTTCACATTTTCGTTATAGTACATGTACGACCTTCTGATGAATCTGCTCGAAGAACGAGGAGTATCCAACGAATTTGCTGAAAAGCTGAGCGATCTAGCTACCAAGCGGGAACACCatctatttattaatttgttaGAGAGCCTTCAGTCTTTTGTCCAAGGCAAATGAAAGGTTTAGAATAGTTttgagatgaaaaataaaaagctatgtagtcattttgtttaaaatgctgatttattatttatggtTTTCCAAAACAATGGTTATTTAGAACCATCAGGGGtcttaaattcattttcagtccccattacttctttttctatttctttaaGGTCAATATTCTGTTCCTGGATTGCTttctaaaacagaaaagagtAGATAAACATCTATAAAAGACAGAAATGTTGGACCAAAATTAACTTACCCTAACACATTCACGATACACCTTAAAGAAAGGACCACATGAGTCTGTTGAATGATCCCCTCTTAAGAATTTTTCTGTGAACCATGTGTTGAAACATGCATCATAATTTTGCTTCAATTGGCTACAGGCTTCACTTACACTATTCATGGTACAAATTTAacctagaaaaataaaaatacaataatCAATTAACATACTTTAAGAGCTTTGTGTGTCCCACACTTGTACCTTTGAACTGTAGATGAAGATTGGGCAGGATAAGCAGAGATCATTAACAAATTAGAGCACTtttcttgattgaaaatttattcaacACGGttgtaatttcaattaaaaccgGTCCTCAAAACATATTATGTACTAGGTAGTTTACAGCATTATCAAATCATGTGTACTTTGATTCGATCGTCTGCTCCATTGAGATAGCCTAGCGGCGAAAGAAAGTAACTTTTGTAGCAGACAATATTTTGCATCATTTCTCATTACCATAATCCCATTCCCTTCCTGCAATTCCTTGAATTTGGACGAGCTCACATGTGGACACTATTTATTACAGCTGTTGTAAATTATAAGAAATACTTTTCTTTGCCACAAGAGAATTGAAATACTGAATTAAAGAATGAGCTCCAATAAAACTTCCAAATCAATGTCCAAGTCCGGTTCTGAAGTTCTTAAACAAGAAGATGTTGTTCTTGCTGTTCTAATCGCTGATAGTTTTTCAATACGCTTCGCACCTGTAACTGATTCAAAACCGAAGGTGAAGATCCTacaattagattttttaaCGTTGAGGACACATATAACTGTTTAACTATTATTACATCAGGCACTTCTTCCGCTGGTCAATAGGCCCATGATTGACTATGCCTTGGAATCTCTACTTCTTAGTGGAGTACAGAAAACCTTTGTTTACTGTGTTGCACATGCTGATCAAATTCGTCAGTACCTCAAAGAATCTAAATGGATGAGATCTGTGTCTCCTATGTCCATTGAAGTTATTTCTCAAAGCCCTGATGACTGTCGATCTCTTGGAGATTCCCTTCGAGACATAGATGGAAAGTCATTGATAAGAGGAGACTTTATATTGATGTCTGCTGATGTCATTTCTAATGTACAGCTCATACCCATATTAGAAGAGCACAGGTAAATTGTAACATCTCTATAAAGTTGTAATCAAATCCAtatcaagtttttattttgatttcatgcACTCTTTaatagagaaaagaggaaaactgATAAAGGGATTGTCATGACACACATTTTTAAGAAATCTTTCCCGGGTCATCGATCCCGTTCtgcagaagaagaactcgTCTTAGCCATCAATCCCACCAACGGTCGTATTCTCAATTACCAGCAAACAACAAACCTGAAGAAGCTCAGTTTTCCTTTGGTGAGTTTCTGCTTTCAGTGTTTCGAAACCAACGATTCTTATTGATTTTCATATCAAATCTACAGGAAATGTTTAAAGAGCACGGTCTTGTTGATTTGCGCTATGATTTGGTTGATACGCACATTTCTATTTGTTCTCCCGTGGTTTTGCCGCTTTTTTCCGACAATTTCGATTACCAAACGTGGGGAGATTTTGTCCGAGGTATTCTCATCAACGAAGAAATTCTTAATAATACCATCTACTACCATCAGTTGGAAGGATCATACGCGGCACATGTTTCGAACGTTCCCATGTATGATGCTGTGAGGTAAGGAACACTTtccaacattttaaattctacTCATCAAGTAacgaaaatgtttatttttaca
Coding sequences within it:
- the LOC124203755 gene encoding complement component 1 Q subcomponent-binding protein, mitochondrial-like; its protein translation is MSFSVINVVRNVSRHALPASMRSILSKPITRSLWYMSNPTNQFVPTKLSPAFKHTPLSPSCPCGECRGVHTRGDKELIEFLSEEIAAEKKGMSKARPVANLDGFDVKHNGSEIVLSKKFNDEQIEITVNVNHSVDADISEEVDNKADNPPQAEMKSKPHFEVKLMKGNQVTRFACSYIQDAGEPVEDAPNDIFTIDELAVYEDKHNDQTYAVAGDILDGYMYDLLMNLLEERGVSNEFAEKLSDLATKREHHLFINLLESLQSFVQGK